CGATCGCGGTCCAGGATCCGCCTTCCGCGGCGGAACGGCTCGGAATCAGCGGGTTCGTGAGCAGGATCGGCAGAAAGGACGAGCCCATGCAGACCAGCCCGATCGAGACCGACCGTCCCGCGCTCCACCTGCGGCGGCACCAGGCCGTGATCCGCACCTGCCCGAACACCCCGATCAGGGTGGAGACCAGGAAGACGACGGCGATCGACCCCGCCAGCCCCGAGACCCGCTGGATCTCCAGCGGTATGGTCAGGTACAGCTGGTTGTACAGCGCGAAGTAGGCCGACAGCGACAGCGTGAAGGCGACGAAACGCCGGTTGGCGACCACCTCCCGCCAGCTGCCCAGCACTCCGTTGTCCTGCCGTTCGATGCCGCGGTGCGGCAGCACCGCCAGCTGCGCGACGGTCAGCACGGCGAAGGCGGCGCAGGCCGAGATCGCGATCAGCCGGAAGTCCACGCTCAACAGCGCCGCGCCGAGCAGCGGGCCCACCAGCGTGCCCGCGTGCGCGAACACGTTGAACACCGCGAAGGCCTCCGCCCTGCGCTCCCCGGCCTCGTGGATGAGGTAGGTGCGCACCGCCGGGTTGAACAGTGCTCCGGCGAGTCCGGTGAGCACGGCCGCGATGATCAGTCCAGGTAGTGAGGTGAGGAGCCCGAACGAGCCGAAGGCCACCACGCGCAGTGCGCAGCCCGCGATGATCATCGGTCGGCAGCCGAGCCGGTCGGCCGCCGTCCCGCCGACCAGGAACATGCCCTGCTGGCTGAGGTTGCGGATCCCCAGCACCAGTCCGATCACCGCGGCGCCGTAGCCGAGCTGGTCGCTCATGTACGAGGCCAGGAACGGCAGCAGCATGTAGAAGCCGAGGGTGATACCGAACTGGTTGACGACGAGCAGTCGTGCCGCGGGGGAGAGCCCGCGGAAAGCGGCGATGTTCACGGGAGCGCGCCCTCCTCCCGGTCGCACAGTGAACAGCCGGTTCCCGTCGTTCGCCCGGGGCAGGGGTCGGTTATCTCGCGGGACCTGCTCCAGCGGGCGGCTCCGGAACGCTCGGTTCCCCGTTCGGCGGGGTGTCGCGCGCACCGCGTGCCGTGGAGTCCGTTGCGTTCGCCGAACTCGTCGTCGTAGATGGTCTCCCAGTAGCGGTGCGGGCCGTCCGGGAAGATCCCGACCACCTCGTCGGATCCGGTCTCGGCAGCGCACCAGGCCGAGGCCAGTGCCACCGCCCCGGTGCTCCAGCCGCCCGTGACGAAGTTGCCCCGAGCCAGGTCACGGCAGGCCCGCGCCGCTTCCGAGGGGCCGATCCAGTGCACCTCGTCGAACTGGTGGTAGGCGACGTTGTCCGGGTGGATGCTGCTTCCCAGCCCGCGCATCAGGCGCTTGTCCGGCCGCTGGCCGAACAGCGCCGAACCGGGGGAGTCCACCCCCACGATCCGGACGTTCGGAAGGTGCGCGCGGAGGACCGAGGCGACACCCGCGCTGTGCCCGCCGGTTCCGACGCTGCAGACCACTGTGTCCACTCGGTCGAACTGGGCGAGCAGCTCCCGTCCGAGGGGCTCGTAGCCGGCCGCGTTGTCCGGGTTGTTGTACTGATCCGGCCAGAAGGCCTCCTCGTGCTCGGCCAGCAGTTCGGCCACCCTGTCCCGTCGGGCTCGCTGCCAGCCACCCCGTGGAGCCGGTTCCCGGACGATCTCGACCCGCGCCCCGTAGGCGCGCAGCAGCGCCAGGGTGAGGTTGTCGATCTCGTGGTCGGTCACCAGGACCACGGGGTGGCCGAGCGCGATTCCCACGTAGGCGAGCCCGATTCCCAACGTGCCGCTGGTGGACTCCACGATGGTTCCGCCCGCGCGCAGCTCACCCCGGCGACGAGCTCCGACCACCATGGACAGTGCCGCTCTCGACTTCATCCCGCCCGGCGACATTCCTTCGAGCTTCGCCCAGAAGCCGGGGTGCGGCTCGGGCAGCGGTGCGGTGACCCGCAGCACCGGGGTGTTGCCGACCAGCTCCGACAGCGAGTGGCACTTGCGTCCACCCGGGGTGTTCTCCGGATGGTTCACGTCACACCACCATCCGTGGGGTTCGTCGTGCGGCGGTGCCGGTTCGGACCGTCCTCGACGGGGGAGCGGTCGTCCCGCGCTGGCTTCTCGGCCGGGTAGGTGTGGATGTCGCTGGTTTCGCCGGTCAGCCAGAAGAAGGGGTACGGCTCGGCGGAGAGGGCGGTCACCTCGGTGCCGAGCAGTTCCCGGAACACCGCGCCGCCGGTCTGGGCGAACACCACCAGGGGAATGTCCTTCGCCCGGCAGTGCGCCGCGATCTCGTCGAAGGTCCCGTTGCCGAGGACCATTCCGGAGGCCAGCACCGCTCCCGCGCCGTCCAGTGCCCGGGTGTGGTCGGACAGGACGGGCTCGTCCCACTCGGTGCGTCCACCCTTGAGATCGCAGGCGACGTAGTCGAGCCCCCGCCGGTGCAACGCGGCGAGCAGCGAGTTCACCACACCGATCACGGCCACCGGACCGCTCGTCCCCCGGGGAAGCAGCTCGACCACGACGCGGGCGCGCTCGGTGGACTTCCGCAGCGAACTCCCAGCCGGGATGCGTGCGGTGCGGACCGAGGGGTGCGTCTCGTGTGGACGGTTTCGGGTCAGGTAGGCGTCCAGCGCGGCTACCCGCACCGGTTTCTCCGGGTGTGCCAGCAGTTCGGCGACGCTGCTGCCCGCGATCTCGGGCAGCAGACTCGCGTCGAGCTCACCCGGTTCAGTGGCGCAGGAACCGATCGCGTCGTCGACGCGGATGCTGAGCACCGAGTTCACGTAGCCGGTGCTCCTACCGGCGTGCCGGGCGCTCTGCTCGGTGCGGAACGCGACCGAGGCGGTGGCGTTCTCGGCGGTGGGGCCGGTCGTCCCCACGCGGACCCGCTCGATCAGCGCGTCCAGCAGAGTGGAATCGGCCCCGGGGGGCAATGAATCCGTAGTAGACACACGTGTCTCCGTACGTCCTGGTCGGCTCCGGATGGTCGGGAGGAGCCGCGACGGCGGGGGAGTTCGCTCAGGCGCGCACGCCGAGCGGGGCTCGTGGCGCGCTCACGTCGCGGAAAGGACGACGGGACGTGTGGAACGGTGTCGTGCTCGCAGCTCGGTGCGGCAACGTCGGTACCTCCTCCGGGGCTCCGCGACCCCGTACGAATCGGTACGACGGCGGCAGTCTCCTGACTCGTGGCTCCTCGCCGCCCACCGCCTTCCCGCCGGGGCACCCGGCAGTGGCATGTTGGTGGTGGCTATCCACTCACAGTGGCGGGACCGTGCCGGACTCGCACCGGCTTCCTGGACGCCGTCGCTTGTTGTTTCACGTTCAGACGTTCACAGTCCGCACGTACCGTGTCAAGCCTTCCACCGAACGCGGCACAGGGCCGCCGGGCCGGTCCTGCTGGTTCTTCCCAGGTGTGTCGGTGCGCCTCCGAGCGATTCTGATGCAACTATTCTGCAACAGACACTTTCTTGCGACTGCCGCTTTCGTCGCCGAGCCGCGCGAGAACGACCGAAGGAGCGAGATGAGCGAGGACGACCGGGTGGTCGGTGAGTACGTGATCCGTGCCGCCGGGCCCGCCGACGTCGAGGGCGCGCGCACCCTCATACTGGACACGTTCTACCGAGTGCTGGGGCACGGCTACGTGCCCGAATGGCACGCCGACGTGATCGACATCGAGGGCACCTACTTCCGCACGCCGGGACACGCCCTGTTCGTCGCCGTGCACGGGGAACGGGTGGTGGGGACCGCCTCGGTGCGCGCCGACGGGCCGAAGAGCCCGCCCCACCCGGCCTGGATCGCCGAACGGTACCCCTCCGGCCCCACGGCGCAGATCTTCCGCACCTATGTGGATCCGAACCACCGCAGGCGGGGGTTGGCCTCCGAACTGGTCAGGGCGGCCTGTTCGTTCGTCGCGTCCGTGCCCGGCTACGAGTCGATCTACCTGCACACCAATCCGACCGTGGAGGGCGCCGAACCCTTCTGGCGCGCCATCGCCAAGGAGGTCCACGACGCCAGGCAGGACCCCGGCCACAGCCCGACGGTGCACTTCGAGATCCCCATCGGCACCTGAACGGGCCTTCCGGCAGCTCACCGGGAACCCCGCCCGGCCGGACCTCGGCCGTTCGGCCGTGGCCACCACCGAGCGGATCACGGTTCCGGCCGCTCGGCACTTGAGCGGACGCCCCGATGAGGGGCGGGGCCCCGTCTCCCGGGTGCCGTGCGCGTTCCGTGGTGCGGGCGGACACTCGAGAACGGGCCTGTGGCTCGGAAACCGCGGTTCCACGAGCCCCGGTTGCCGTGGGGTGGCGACCACGCGCGGTGGAGCTGGGGTTTTCCGAACCGGTTCGGTCCTGGAAGCCGTCGTGACCCGGTGACCGGAGCTGGAGATGAGCGGTGCGGACAACGGCCCCGGTTTTCGGGCCGACGCGGAGGAACTGATCGGCAGGTTCGGCGCCTCGCTGTGGGAGTACGCGGTCTACACCCTCGACCCCGAGGGGACCGTCTCGACCTGGAACCCGGGGGCGGAACGAATCACCGGTGCTGCCGCGGCGGAGGTCGTCGGGCGCAACATCTCGGTGTTCTACACCGCCGAGCAGCTCGCGGCCGGGTACCCCGGGCAGCTGCTCGAACGGGCCGCTCGACTCGGCAGCTACACCGACGAGGGATGGCGGGTCCGCAGGGACGGCACCAGGTTCTGGGCGCACGTGACCACCATCGCGCTGTGGTCCAGCAGGGGTACCCTGCAGGGATTCGCTCGTGTGACCAGGGACGATACCGAGTCGCACTCCCGGCTCGAACGATCGTTGCGGCAGTTCCGCGACCTGTTCGGGCTGACGCCCGTGGGTATCGGCGTGTTCGACCGCCACGGCCACGTGTTCGACTCCAACCCGGCGCTGCGGGAGCTGTTCGGATACGGCGAGGACGAGATGCGGGGCGTGCACATCGCCGACATGCTCCACCCCGACGAGCCGGACAGGCAGTCCCTGCTGCGCGAGTTCCGAGGCGGGGAGCCGCCGGAGGACGACCATCCCCGGGAGTGGTCCATGATCCGTGCCGACGGGCGGCGGGTGCTCTGTGAGTTGCACGTCGCGAAGTCTGTTCGCGACACCGGCGAGTCGTTCTGGTTGGCGGTGTTCCTGGATGTCACCGAACGTCATCGGCGTGCGGAGGAGTGGCACTACTGGGCGACGCACGACAGCCTGACCGACTTGCCGAACCGAACCGCGGTGCACGAGCTGCTCAGCGGGGCCGACATGCGGGGCCTGGCGATGCTGTACTGCGACATCACCAACTTCCGGCGGATCAACGAGTCCCTGGGGCTGCGCGCGGGGGACGAGCTGCTCATCGAGATGGCGAAACGGATGCGCAGCGATCTGCCCCGGGAGTGGCTGGCCGCCCGCATGGCCGCCGACGAGTACTTGATCGTCTGTCCCGAGCCCGAGGAGGCCGGTGGTGTCGACGCGATAGCCGAGACCGTCGGCGAACTGTTCCACCGCCCCGTGTACCTGCGCGGGCATCCCCCCATCCAGGTCTCGGCCTCCATCGGGATAGCGGTGGGAGACGACGCCACGGGCGCGGACGATCTGCTGCGTTCCGCCGGAGCCGCCGTGATGGAGGCGAAGTCGAACGAGCGCAGACGGATCGCGGTGGCCGGTCCGACCCTCATCTCGGCGATGGACCGCCAGATGGAGCTGGAGAGCGAGCTGCGCACCGCGATCGGGTCCGATCAGCTGACCCTGCACTACCAGCCGATAGTGCGGGCCACGGGGGTGATCGTCGCGGCCGAGGCACTCGTGCGTTGGAACCATCCAGAGCGGGGGCTGCTCGGTCCTGACACGTTCCTGCCGGTGGCCGAGCGTGCCGACCTGCTCGGTGAACTCGACCGCTGCGTGCTGCGAACCGCCATGCGCGACACCTCCGAGTGGCCGGTCAAGCCCGACGGGAACCAGGCGGCGGTCTCGATCAACCTGGCCGAACTGTCCCCGGGCGATCCCGGCTTCGTGGCCACCCTCGACGTCGCCTCGGCCGAAACGGGACTCCGGCAGAACCGGGTGGTCGTCGAACTGCTGGAAACCTCGTTGATCAACCTCTCCGAACGGGGAAGGGACACCATGAGCGAGCTCACCGGGCGCGGTCTGCGGTTCGCCGTGGACGACTTCGGTACCGGTTACTCCTCCCTGGCCCGGCTGCGCGAGCTGCCCATCGACGTGATCAAGATCGATCGTGGTTTCGTGCGCGACGTCGTCACGACCCGGGCGGACCTCATGGTGGTCAAGGCGATCGTCGACCTGGCCAAGGCCATCGGCTGCACCTGCACCGCCGAGGGCGTGGAAACGGTGGAACAGTTCGAGCTGCTGCGCGGTGTCGGCGTGCACACCTACCAGGGGTGGCTGTTCGCGCCCGCGGTGTCCGCCGCGAAACTGCGGGAACTGTTGGCCTCGGGAACGCTCTCAGCCGGGAATCCGTGACAGCGGCCCGCACCGGCCCCTGCCCTCGCCCGACGTGTCCGAGACCGGTCGGGCCGGCGGGAGCCGCCTCGCGGTGGTCCTCCCGCCGGCCCGGTCGCGGGGCTTGGGTCAGCAACCGGGTTGCCGCGCGTCCGCCGGGTTCAGGGCGTTGAACACGAGCTGCTGCGCGGTGTCGTCGTAGGAGATGCCGATGTGCTCGGTGAGGTTGATCGCGCAGAAGTCCTGCAGCGTCAGGTTGGTCACGTTCGACCCCTCGGCCAGGAAGGCCGAGGTGTAGGGGGTAACCACCTCGTCGAACTTGGTCGCGATGTTGGTGTAGTCCACCCCGGGAACCGTTTCACCGTCCGAGTTCAGCTCCGCGAGGAAGTCCGACCCGGCCAGTTGCTGGGTGCACGAGGCGCACGGCGGCTTCCCCTCGGGCAGGAACCCGGCCAGCTCGTTGATCCCGTACAGCGTGGTGCCGTGGTTGGACGGGGCCAGTGCCACCAGCGAGTCCACCTCCGAGGCGCCGCCCAGGTTCTCGATGTAGTACCTGGGCATCATCCCGCCCTGCGAGTGCCCGACCAGGTCCACCTCCTCAGCGCCGGTGGCGGCGAGTACCCGGTCGACGAACTCGTCCAGCTCCGCCGCCGACCGGCTGATCTCACCGGTTCCCCGGATGGCGCCGCCCTCACCGCCGCCGTAGTTCAGCGAGAACACGCAGTAGCCGCGCTCCGCGAGCTCCGGGGAGAGCTCCGCCCAGTTGTCGTACTGGTTCTCGAAGGTCCCGTGCACCAGCACGACCGGGTCCGGGTGCTCGGGGCCCGGTTCGCACGAGAAGTCGTTCGCTCCCGCCGGTACGGCGTCCGGGTGCTGTTGCGAGTAGACGAACGCCGTAAGGAAGTCGTCCTGTCGGGGTCCGGTCTCCCCGGCGGTGGTGCCGGCGTGGGACACACCCGTCGTTCCGATCCCGGTGACGGTGGCCAGTGCCAGGGCTCCCGCGCCCGCCACCAGGCCGCGCAGTAAACGCGCCGATGGATTCATGCTGGCTCCTCTCGAATTCCCGGCCGCCGAGTGCGTGACGAGAACAGTGTTCGTGCCCGGCGGCAGGGGTCTTTCGTGGTCGCCGATTTCCGATCCCGACTCCGAACGCGACAGCCGATTCCTTCCGGCTGCCGCCCGTGGAGTCATTTGATCCGTCGAACGGCGAATTCAGCGTCCGAGTGGGAGCGAGCCGATTCAATGCTCCGAACGAGTGTAGGCGGGTGAACTGGCGGTGTCGTGGCCTTTTTCTGTCATCACGCGGACAAATCCGGGGTGTCACCATGGCAGCCGCCTGCCAACCAAACACCGTTTCACGCACCGAGGTGAGTCGACTGTGGACCGGAATTGTCAACCTGGTTATGGAAGAGGCCGTTCCGCGCGGTTTCAGCTTGTGCGGCGGTGCTGTTCCGCAGTAGCTTTTCCCCTCGCGGAGCTCGGGAACGGGTGAGCGAATTCTCGGGAGTGCTACCCGACGAGAAGTGTTCCGCCGGGGTCCCGTCGCCGTTCGGTGGGGCAGGGACCGTGAACCGGATGGTTCCCGAGAAGGAGCCGTTTCCCGCCGAAGAGAGGTTCCAGGCCGTTTCACACCGGTCCCCGAGGGGGACGACGAACCGGAGGTGGCGACATCCGTGACCGGACCGGTTCCGCCCGTGCCATGAGCACCGCTCCCGACGGATCGCGTTCGGGGCGGCCCCCCGCGGTGGTGCTGACCGTGGTGGCGTTCGTCGGGTTCGTCACCACGCTGGACAACACCGTCGTCGCGGCCGCCGCACCGTCCATGGGACGTGATCTGGGGATCGAGCTCGCGGTGCTGCAGTGGGTGAGTATCGCCTACATGCTGCCCTACGCCGGGCTGGTGCTGGTGGCCGGAACCGTGCTGGACCGGCTCGGGGACCGGGCGCTGCTGGCGGGCTTCGGCCTGTTCGCGGCGGGAGCGGTGGTGTGCGGTGCGGCCGGGAGCGCCGTGCCGCTGTTGCTGGGGCGAACCGCCCAGGGAGTCGCGGCCGCCCTCATCGTGCCGGGAACGCTGCGGCTGCTGCGCACCGAACTTCCGCGGCGGCGGCGTGCCGCCGCCGCGGCCACCTGGACCGCTGCCCTGGCCGCCGCGCTGGCGCTCGGGCCGTGGCTGGGCGGGGTGGTCTCGCAGTACCTGCACTGGAGCTGGATCTTCTACGGCAATCTCCCCTTCGTGGTGCCGGCCGTGGTGCTGGTCGCGGTCGGCACCTCCGGTGGTGAGCGACCTTCCGCCGCGAAGCCGCGGGTTCCGGCCGCGCTGGCCGTTACCACCGGGCTGATGCTGCTGACCGCGGCGCTGGTGACCGCGTCGGAAACCGGGGCGGGGATGTCCTGGTCCGTCCCGCTGGGAGTGCTCGGTGCGCTGGCCCTGACCGGTTTCGCGCTCGGTGAGCGCCGAGCTCGCGAACCGCTGGTCCCCCCGAGGCTGCTGCGCGAGCGAGTGTTCCTCGGCGCCAACGTGCTGTTGCTGCTGTGGGGGCTGGGAATCAGCGGCGTCGTCTTCTTCACCCCGCTGGTGCACCAGGGCTACCTCGGTCTCGGGCCCGGTGCGGCAGGTTT
The nucleotide sequence above comes from Actinopolyspora erythraea. Encoded proteins:
- a CDS encoding MFS transporter codes for the protein MNIAAFRGLSPAARLLVVNQFGITLGFYMLLPFLASYMSDQLGYGAAVIGLVLGIRNLSQQGMFLVGGTAADRLGCRPMIIAGCALRVVAFGSFGLLTSLPGLIIAAVLTGLAGALFNPAVRTYLIHEAGERRAEAFAVFNVFAHAGTLVGPLLGAALLSVDFRLIAISACAAFAVLTVAQLAVLPHRGIERQDNGVLGSWREVVANRRFVAFTLSLSAYFALYNQLYLTIPLEIQRVSGLAGSIAVVFLVSTLIGVFGQVRITAWCRRRWSAGRSVSIGLVCMGSSFLPILLTNPLIPSRSAAEGGSWTAIALACLPVLLGTVLFTVGMAVTNPFAMELLPVVGSERLAGTYYGFYYLVSSIVAAAVSWLAGGLLDGFSGSALGWLPWLTLLLVGLAGGGGAALLQRRGLLARRSESNQPDGKETSA
- a CDS encoding PLP-dependent cysteine synthase family protein, encoding MNHPENTPGGRKCHSLSELVGNTPVLRVTAPLPEPHPGFWAKLEGMSPGGMKSRAALSMVVGARRRGELRAGGTIVESTSGTLGIGLAYVGIALGHPVVLVTDHEIDNLTLALLRAYGARVEIVREPAPRGGWQRARRDRVAELLAEHEEAFWPDQYNNPDNAAGYEPLGRELLAQFDRVDTVVCSVGTGGHSAGVASVLRAHLPNVRIVGVDSPGSALFGQRPDKRLMRGLGSSIHPDNVAYHQFDEVHWIGPSEAARACRDLARGNFVTGGWSTGAVALASAWCAAETGSDEVVGIFPDGPHRYWETIYDDEFGERNGLHGTRCARHPAERGTERSGAARWSRSREITDPCPGRTTGTGCSLCDREEGALP
- a CDS encoding GNAT family N-acetyltransferase gives rise to the protein MSEDDRVVGEYVIRAAGPADVEGARTLILDTFYRVLGHGYVPEWHADVIDIEGTYFRTPGHALFVAVHGERVVGTASVRADGPKSPPHPAWIAERYPSGPTAQIFRTYVDPNHRRRGLASELVRAACSFVASVPGYESIYLHTNPTVEGAEPFWRAIAKEVHDARQDPGHSPTVHFEIPIGT
- a CDS encoding putative bifunctional diguanylate cyclase/phosphodiesterase, whose translation is MSGADNGPGFRADAEELIGRFGASLWEYAVYTLDPEGTVSTWNPGAERITGAAAAEVVGRNISVFYTAEQLAAGYPGQLLERAARLGSYTDEGWRVRRDGTRFWAHVTTIALWSSRGTLQGFARVTRDDTESHSRLERSLRQFRDLFGLTPVGIGVFDRHGHVFDSNPALRELFGYGEDEMRGVHIADMLHPDEPDRQSLLREFRGGEPPEDDHPREWSMIRADGRRVLCELHVAKSVRDTGESFWLAVFLDVTERHRRAEEWHYWATHDSLTDLPNRTAVHELLSGADMRGLAMLYCDITNFRRINESLGLRAGDELLIEMAKRMRSDLPREWLAARMAADEYLIVCPEPEEAGGVDAIAETVGELFHRPVYLRGHPPIQVSASIGIAVGDDATGADDLLRSAGAAVMEAKSNERRRIAVAGPTLISAMDRQMELESELRTAIGSDQLTLHYQPIVRATGVIVAAEALVRWNHPERGLLGPDTFLPVAERADLLGELDRCVLRTAMRDTSEWPVKPDGNQAAVSINLAELSPGDPGFVATLDVASAETGLRQNRVVVELLETSLINLSERGRDTMSELTGRGLRFAVDDFGTGYSSLARLRELPIDVIKIDRGFVRDVVTTRADLMVVKAIVDLAKAIGCTCTAEGVETVEQFELLRGVGVHTYQGWLFAPAVSAAKLRELLASGTLSAGNP
- a CDS encoding alpha/beta fold hydrolase, which produces MNPSARLLRGLVAGAGALALATVTGIGTTGVSHAGTTAGETGPRQDDFLTAFVYSQQHPDAVPAGANDFSCEPGPEHPDPVVLVHGTFENQYDNWAELSPELAERGYCVFSLNYGGGEGGAIRGTGEISRSAAELDEFVDRVLAATGAEEVDLVGHSQGGMMPRYYIENLGGASEVDSLVALAPSNHGTTLYGINELAGFLPEGKPPCASCTQQLAGSDFLAELNSDGETVPGVDYTNIATKFDEVVTPYTSAFLAEGSNVTNLTLQDFCAINLTEHIGISYDDTAQQLVFNALNPADARQPGC
- a CDS encoding MFS transporter translates to MSTAPDGSRSGRPPAVVLTVVAFVGFVTTLDNTVVAAAAPSMGRDLGIELAVLQWVSIAYMLPYAGLVLVAGTVLDRLGDRALLAGFGLFAAGAVVCGAAGSAVPLLLGRTAQGVAAALIVPGTLRLLRTELPRRRRAAAAATWTAALAAALALGPWLGGVVSQYLHWSWIFYGNLPFVVPAVVLVAVGTSGGERPSAAKPRVPAALAVTTGLMLLTAALVTASETGAGMSWSVPLGVLGALALTGFALGERRAREPLVPPRLLRERVFLGANVLLLLWGLGISGVVFFTPLVHQGYLGLGPGAAGFPLVLVALGVIIATPLVGPAARKFGTHRVVACGLGVVALGLFGLAAVNPVAAVAPRVPVLLLVGLGSAFTAPITSRALDESGEDDAGTASGVLTAARELSSAFGVAVLGLVVSTVQQYRLAAGSPESSALASGYTHAVLFAAVLQAIAALLAWPLLRPAPLEGADAATEPTSRVKNSRR